In Phalacrocorax aristotelis chromosome 6, bGulAri2.1, whole genome shotgun sequence, one DNA window encodes the following:
- the SSX2IP gene encoding afadin- and alpha-actinin-binding protein isoform X1 has product MGDWKTITVPVLSSDSRNIFQYTSEKKVSPPSMNSQVLRLPLPSSKSMHSFFSAFCTEENIEQSISYLNRELTTLGFPSIYAESKGKELNLISIINCMNELLVLQHKNLRAQEEVEMQHLKLGSDMDHLQNCYAKLKEQLELSKREIVGLQERDRQLQSKNRNLHQLLKNEKDEVQKLQNIISSRATQYNHDMKRKEREYNKLKERLHQLVMNKKDKKIAMEVLNYVGRADGKRGAWRTDKTEARNEEEMYKVLLSDYEQRQKQLLVENAELKKVLQQMKKEIISLLPPPKQKPKERSEDGPVLSDLEEDIGELNKENMWELSCESVREQLTNSIRKQWRMLKNHVEKLDNQVSRVHSGTLNEKDVISREDHELETEKLELEIQQCKEMIKTQQQLLQQQLMSPCDDDTTLLLQDCYLLEERERLQEEWRLFREQKKNFEKERRSFTEAAIRLGLERKAFEEDRGAWLKQQFLSMSTDYKHSENVTTPSAFLGSSDQDNRLVKSTSQQRKPHCLLSGPVSAEPCLTSQYVTHNSSSAASKKPTGDSKANQWVGSDKEETE; this is encoded by the exons ATGGGAGATTGGAAGACTATTACTGTGCCAGTGCTGTCATCAG atagcagaaatatttttcaatatacctcagaaaaaaaggtatctCCCCCAAGCATGAACTCACAAGTGCTTCGCTTGCCACTGCCTTCATCCAAAAGCATGcacagctttttcagtgccttctgCACAGAAGAGAATATTGAACAGAGTATATCCTATCTTAACAGG gaactgaCAACATTGGGCTTTCCTTCTATTTATGCGGAatccaaaggaaaagaattaaatttaataTCTATCATAAATTGCATGAATGAATTGCTTGTACTGCAGCACAAGAACCTTCGAGCTCAGGAAGAAGTAGAAATGCAGCATCTGAAACTGGGTAGTGATATGGATCACTTACAGAACTGCTATGCTAAATTAAAG GAACAGTTGGAATTATCTAAAAGAGAAATAGTTGGACTTCAGGAAAGAGACAGACAACTGCAAAGCAAGAACAGAAATTTGCACCAgttacttaaaaatgaaaaggatgaA GTACAGAAGTTACAGAACATAATTTCAAGCAGAGCTACACAGTACAATCATGACatgaagaggaaagagagggaatATAACAAATTAAAGGAACGCTTACATCAATTAGTCATGaacaaaaaggacaaaaagataG CTATGGAAGTTCTAAATTATGTTGGTAGAGCTGATGGGAAGAGAGGTGCTTGGAGGACTGATAAGACAGAAGCCAG aaatgaagaagaaatgtaCAAAGTTCTGTTAAGTGATTATGAACAACGCCAAAAACAGCTTTTAGTGGAAAATGCTGAGCTGAAAAAAGTTCTTCagcaaatgaagaaagagaTTATTTCACTTCTCCCACCACCAAAACAGAAACCTAAAGAAAGGTCAGAAGATGGGCCA GTGCTGTCAGACCTGGAGGAAGATATTGGAGAGTTAAATAAAGAGAATATGTGGGAACTGTCGTGTGAATCTGTGCGAGAGCAGCTTACCAACAGCATTAGAAAACAATGGAGAATGTTGAAAAATCACGTTGAAAAGCTGGATAACCAAG TGTCACGCGTACATTCAGGAACTTTGAATGAAAAAGATGTCATTTCAAGAGAAGACCATGAGCTGGAAACTGAAAAGCTAGAGTTAGAGATTCAGCAATGTAAAGAAATGATCAAAACTCAGCAACAGCTCTTACAG CAACAGCTTATGTCTCCATGTGACGATGACACCACGCTCTTACTACAGGACTGCTATTTGTTGGAAGAAAGAGAGCGTCTTCAGGAAGAATGGAGGCTATTTcgagaacagaaaaagaattttgagAAGGAACGGAGGAGTTTTACAGAAGCTGCTATTAGATTAGGACTTGAG AGAAAGGCATTTGAAGAAGATAGAGGAGCATGGCTGAAGCAACAGTTCTTAAGTATGTCTACTGATTACAAGCACTCCGAAAATGTGACAACTCCAAGTGCCTTCTTAGGAA GTTCTGACCAAGACAATCGGTTAGTGAAATCTACGTCTCAGCAAAGAAAACCTCACTGTCTGTTGAGTGGTCCTGTTTCAGCAGAACCTTGCCTGACATCTCAGTACGTTACACATAACAG TTCCAGTGCTGCATCAAAAAAACCTACTGGAGACAGCAAGGCAAATCAGTGGGTGGGAAGTGACAAAGAAGAAACCGAGTAA
- the SSX2IP gene encoding afadin- and alpha-actinin-binding protein isoform X2 produces the protein MGDWKTITVPVLSSDSRNIFQYTSEKKVSPPSMNSQVLRLPLPSSKSMHSFFSAFCTEENIEQSISYLNRELTTLGFPSIYAESKGKELNLISIINCMNELLVLQHKNLRAQEEVEMQHLKLGSDMDHLQNCYAKLKEQLELSKREIVGLQERDRQLQSKNRNLHQLLKNEKDEVQKLQNIISSRATQYNHDMKRKEREYNKLKERLHQLVMNKKDKKIAMEVLNYVGRADGKRGAWRTDKTEARNEEEMYKVLLSDYEQRQKQLLVENAELKKVLQQMKKEIISLLPPPKQKPKERSEDGPVLSDLEEDIGELNKENMWELSCESVREQLTNSIRKQWRMLKNHVEKLDNQVSRVHSGTLNEKDVISREDHELETEKLELEIQQCKEMIKTQQQLLQQQLMSPCDDDTTLLLQDCYLLEERERLQEEWRLFREQKKNFEKERRSFTEAAIRLGLERKAFEEDRGAWLKQQFLSMSTDYKHSENVTTPSAFLGSSDQDNRLVKSTSQQRKPHCLLSGPVSAEPCLTSHSSAASKKPTGDSKANQWVGSDKEETE, from the exons ATGGGAGATTGGAAGACTATTACTGTGCCAGTGCTGTCATCAG atagcagaaatatttttcaatatacctcagaaaaaaaggtatctCCCCCAAGCATGAACTCACAAGTGCTTCGCTTGCCACTGCCTTCATCCAAAAGCATGcacagctttttcagtgccttctgCACAGAAGAGAATATTGAACAGAGTATATCCTATCTTAACAGG gaactgaCAACATTGGGCTTTCCTTCTATTTATGCGGAatccaaaggaaaagaattaaatttaataTCTATCATAAATTGCATGAATGAATTGCTTGTACTGCAGCACAAGAACCTTCGAGCTCAGGAAGAAGTAGAAATGCAGCATCTGAAACTGGGTAGTGATATGGATCACTTACAGAACTGCTATGCTAAATTAAAG GAACAGTTGGAATTATCTAAAAGAGAAATAGTTGGACTTCAGGAAAGAGACAGACAACTGCAAAGCAAGAACAGAAATTTGCACCAgttacttaaaaatgaaaaggatgaA GTACAGAAGTTACAGAACATAATTTCAAGCAGAGCTACACAGTACAATCATGACatgaagaggaaagagagggaatATAACAAATTAAAGGAACGCTTACATCAATTAGTCATGaacaaaaaggacaaaaagataG CTATGGAAGTTCTAAATTATGTTGGTAGAGCTGATGGGAAGAGAGGTGCTTGGAGGACTGATAAGACAGAAGCCAG aaatgaagaagaaatgtaCAAAGTTCTGTTAAGTGATTATGAACAACGCCAAAAACAGCTTTTAGTGGAAAATGCTGAGCTGAAAAAAGTTCTTCagcaaatgaagaaagagaTTATTTCACTTCTCCCACCACCAAAACAGAAACCTAAAGAAAGGTCAGAAGATGGGCCA GTGCTGTCAGACCTGGAGGAAGATATTGGAGAGTTAAATAAAGAGAATATGTGGGAACTGTCGTGTGAATCTGTGCGAGAGCAGCTTACCAACAGCATTAGAAAACAATGGAGAATGTTGAAAAATCACGTTGAAAAGCTGGATAACCAAG TGTCACGCGTACATTCAGGAACTTTGAATGAAAAAGATGTCATTTCAAGAGAAGACCATGAGCTGGAAACTGAAAAGCTAGAGTTAGAGATTCAGCAATGTAAAGAAATGATCAAAACTCAGCAACAGCTCTTACAG CAACAGCTTATGTCTCCATGTGACGATGACACCACGCTCTTACTACAGGACTGCTATTTGTTGGAAGAAAGAGAGCGTCTTCAGGAAGAATGGAGGCTATTTcgagaacagaaaaagaattttgagAAGGAACGGAGGAGTTTTACAGAAGCTGCTATTAGATTAGGACTTGAG AGAAAGGCATTTGAAGAAGATAGAGGAGCATGGCTGAAGCAACAGTTCTTAAGTATGTCTACTGATTACAAGCACTCCGAAAATGTGACAACTCCAAGTGCCTTCTTAGGAA GTTCTGACCAAGACAATCGGTTAGTGAAATCTACGTCTCAGCAAAGAAAACCTCACTGTCTGTTGAGTGGTCCTGTTTCAGCAGAACCTTGCCTGACATCTCA TTCCAGTGCTGCATCAAAAAAACCTACTGGAGACAGCAAGGCAAATCAGTGGGTGGGAAGTGACAAAGAAGAAACCGAGTAA